A single genomic interval of Microbacterium sp. LWO14-1.2 harbors:
- a CDS encoding LacI family DNA-binding transcriptional regulator, with product MTSPETPRRATIADVAREAGVATSTASVVFSGKANVAPATRERVLAAAAELGYAGPDPRAASLRRGRSGIVAVVLEGHLRAAFLDPVTTAMMDGLTDGLAELSAGILLMRDEPGDDGSPLASAPVDAVVLIGCSGRTRASLDVVRGRGLPVVVIEGDAGDGIPRITLDNQAAAADVARHLSELGHRDVALVTLPLDQDRVRGTVTAERVDAATVDVTVDRLAGMREIFPDAPAISASGSLIDEGLLVGRMLLEDPDSRPTAILAQSDLLAVGVIRAAAELGLRVPEDLSVAGFDGIDADGLGDLVLTTSVQPAVEKGRAAGEQVARMLRGEPGVSLHLTCRFRAGTTTAAPRH from the coding sequence ATGACGAGTCCCGAAACTCCGCGTCGCGCGACCATAGCCGATGTCGCGCGCGAGGCGGGGGTCGCGACCTCCACGGCATCCGTCGTCTTCAGCGGCAAGGCCAACGTCGCCCCGGCGACCAGGGAGAGGGTCCTCGCCGCGGCGGCGGAGCTCGGCTACGCCGGGCCGGACCCGCGAGCGGCCTCCCTGCGTCGCGGACGGAGCGGCATCGTCGCGGTCGTGCTCGAAGGACACCTGCGCGCGGCGTTCCTCGATCCCGTGACGACGGCGATGATGGACGGCCTCACCGACGGCCTCGCCGAGCTGAGCGCCGGCATCCTGCTCATGCGCGACGAGCCGGGCGACGACGGGTCGCCCCTCGCGAGCGCACCGGTCGACGCCGTCGTGCTGATCGGATGCTCGGGCCGCACTCGCGCCTCGCTCGACGTGGTCCGCGGGCGAGGTCTCCCGGTCGTCGTGATCGAGGGAGACGCGGGCGACGGCATCCCGCGCATCACCCTCGACAACCAGGCCGCCGCGGCCGATGTCGCACGGCACCTCTCCGAGCTCGGACACCGCGACGTCGCCCTCGTCACCCTGCCGCTCGACCAGGACCGCGTGCGCGGGACCGTCACAGCGGAGCGCGTCGACGCAGCCACCGTCGACGTCACGGTCGACCGCCTCGCCGGTATGCGCGAGATCTTTCCCGACGCCCCGGCGATCTCGGCCTCCGGCAGCCTCATCGACGAGGGACTGCTGGTCGGGCGGATGCTGTTGGAGGACCCCGACTCTCGTCCGACGGCGATCCTGGCGCAGAGCGACCTGCTGGCCGTCGGGGTCATCCGCGCGGCGGCGGAGCTCGGGCTCCGGGTGCCCGAGGACCTGTCGGTCGCGGGCTTCGACGGGATCGACGCCGACGGTCTCGGCGACCTCGTGCTGACGACGAGCGTGCAGCCCGCGGTCGAGAAGGGCCGCGCCGCGGGCGAACAGGTCGCGCGCATGCTGCGGGGTGAACCAGGGGTGTCGCTGCACCTGACGTGCCGCTTCCGGGCGGGGACCACGACAGCCGCGCCGCGCCACTGA
- a CDS encoding carbohydrate ABC transporter permease, with product MSDRDLSATALLVLPRRAQQRRTTLKEWLNTAAIAVVALIFAFPFIWMFLTALKPENEVFTETPQIFGSEIRWANFVEAWTVVPFGRFILNGLFVAILGAALSVVVAVLSAYAFSRLRFRFRDKLFLLFVLTLVLPQEVLVVPLFIMINGWGLNDTYAALIIPFAFTAFGTFLMRQFFLTIPLEYEEAALIDGASRLRTLWSVLLPQLTAPLSVLAVFSFIGYWNSYLWPLIIINTQDMATVPLGLGMFTGQFGTQWALLMAASTLAVIPSLILVLLLQRQLIKGVTLGGLGGR from the coding sequence ATGAGTGACCGCGACCTCTCCGCCACCGCCCTGCTCGTGCTCCCGCGCCGTGCGCAGCAGCGCAGGACCACCCTGAAGGAGTGGCTGAACACCGCGGCGATCGCCGTGGTGGCGCTGATCTTCGCGTTCCCGTTCATCTGGATGTTCCTCACGGCGCTGAAACCCGAGAACGAGGTCTTCACCGAGACGCCGCAGATCTTCGGATCCGAGATCCGCTGGGCCAACTTCGTCGAGGCCTGGACCGTGGTGCCGTTCGGCCGCTTCATCCTCAACGGCCTGTTCGTCGCGATCCTCGGAGCCGCGCTGTCGGTCGTGGTCGCCGTGCTCTCGGCCTACGCGTTCTCACGTCTCCGCTTCCGCTTCCGCGACAAGCTGTTCCTGCTGTTCGTGCTCACGCTCGTGCTGCCGCAGGAGGTGCTGGTCGTCCCGCTGTTCATCATGATCAACGGCTGGGGGCTCAACGACACCTACGCGGCGTTGATCATCCCGTTCGCGTTCACGGCGTTCGGCACGTTCCTGATGCGGCAGTTCTTCCTCACCATCCCGCTCGAGTACGAGGAGGCCGCGCTGATCGACGGCGCCTCGCGGCTGCGCACCCTGTGGTCCGTCCTGCTGCCGCAGCTCACGGCTCCCCTCAGCGTGCTGGCGGTCTTCTCATTCATCGGCTACTGGAACTCGTACCTGTGGCCGCTCATCATCATCAACACGCAGGACATGGCGACGGTCCCCCTGGGGCTGGGCATGTTCACCGGCCAGTTCGGCACGCAGTGGGCTCTGCTCATGGCGGCGTCGACCCTGGCCGTCATCCCCTCGCTGATCCTGGTGCTGCTTCTGCAGCGTCAGCTGATCAAGGGGGTCACCCTGGGCGGACTCGGAGGACGCTGA
- a CDS encoding alpha-L-fucosidase encodes MAMFDEDAVRPAEYRRFERPLPEWFRGAGLGIFVHWGPYSVPAWAEPTGELGAVSREEWYTHNPYAEWYANTIRIEGSPARAHHEAAHGGAPYDDFLDQWRAEDFDPDEVLAVVAATGARYFIPTTKHHDGVTLWDAPGTDGRNTVARGPRRDLIGAFADATRRAGLRFGVYYSGGLDWHFSDLPPIDHDGAPAPDDLPYAEYAHDHLVDLVERYRPDILWGDIRWPDAGIAPGPKSLAHAFDIFYDAVPDGVVNDRWGESHWDFRTSEYVHGTAVEVGEAWENTRGIGLSFGHNRNETSEHLLSADDAVRLLVDVVSRGGNLLLNIGLDAAGRIPDLQRQTLDGIAAWTARHGHAVFDARPVDRFAPSDGPWLRWTRSGDAVHAVVDARGPIRLPDPAGLLDEKTAQITGTPVAATRVGDAILVETTEAEGPVAISFRVRT; translated from the coding sequence ATGGCCATGTTCGACGAGGACGCCGTCCGACCCGCCGAGTACCGCCGGTTCGAGCGACCACTGCCGGAGTGGTTTCGCGGTGCCGGCCTCGGCATCTTCGTGCACTGGGGGCCGTATTCGGTGCCGGCCTGGGCCGAGCCGACGGGCGAGCTCGGTGCCGTGTCCCGCGAGGAGTGGTACACCCACAACCCGTACGCGGAGTGGTACGCCAACACCATCCGCATCGAGGGATCGCCGGCGCGTGCGCATCACGAGGCCGCGCACGGAGGCGCCCCGTACGACGACTTCCTCGATCAGTGGCGCGCCGAGGACTTCGATCCGGACGAGGTGCTCGCCGTCGTCGCCGCGACCGGCGCGCGCTACTTCATCCCCACGACCAAGCACCACGACGGCGTCACACTGTGGGACGCACCGGGCACGGACGGCCGCAACACCGTGGCACGCGGACCCCGTCGCGACCTGATCGGCGCCTTCGCCGACGCCACTCGACGAGCCGGCCTGCGCTTCGGCGTCTACTACTCGGGCGGCCTCGACTGGCACTTCTCCGACCTGCCGCCCATCGACCACGACGGCGCCCCGGCCCCGGACGACCTCCCCTACGCGGAATACGCGCACGACCATCTCGTCGACCTGGTCGAGCGGTACCGTCCCGACATCCTGTGGGGCGACATCCGCTGGCCGGATGCCGGCATCGCCCCCGGCCCGAAGAGTCTCGCGCACGCGTTCGACATCTTCTACGACGCGGTGCCGGACGGGGTGGTCAACGACCGCTGGGGGGAGTCGCACTGGGACTTCCGCACGAGCGAGTACGTGCACGGCACGGCCGTCGAGGTGGGCGAGGCATGGGAGAACACCCGCGGCATCGGCCTCTCCTTCGGCCACAACCGCAACGAGACGTCCGAGCACCTGCTGTCGGCGGACGATGCCGTGCGGCTGCTCGTCGACGTCGTGTCGCGCGGTGGGAACCTGCTGCTGAACATCGGTCTCGACGCGGCGGGGCGCATCCCCGACCTCCAGCGACAGACTCTCGACGGCATCGCGGCCTGGACCGCGCGCCACGGCCACGCCGTCTTCGACGCCCGGCCGGTCGACCGGTTCGCCCCCTCCGACGGGCCCTGGCTGCGCTGGACCCGTTCGGGCGACGCCGTGCACGCCGTCGTCGACGCGCGGGGACCGATCCGCCTTCCCGACCCTGCCGGGCTGCTCGACGAGAAGACCGCGCAGATCACCGGCACGCCGGTCGCCGCGACCAGGGTCGGGGATGCCATCCTGGTCGAGACGACGGAGGCCGAGGGCCCCGTCGCGATCTCCTTCCGGGTCCGCACCTGA
- a CDS encoding sugar ABC transporter substrate-binding protein — MNAVPSRRARRLIVSGVAGLAAITLAGCASSSGGGGGDAGGPLVLYTWAASEGDQAQWADFISGAKAEDPDLDISVEGPSFSDYWTKVKTRLSGGNPPCLLTTQAARAQELGDLLMPLDDLIEEAGFDTDEIDASMLAGMTVDGTIRAIPYDAEPIVLFYNVEAFQAAGLELPGTEYTREQFVADAKALTDGDRKGLAIAPGIFIPNAWSLADGVPAVTEDGELDLTDPEFVEQIQSFFDLVAVDQVAKAPEAADGSEVSQQAFTSGAVPMLIEGPWMYGSFADAADFTLGVTIVPSTSGSAAAMTAGSGFGIAANCERPEEAFAAIEALTSLSVQEKQAEARGIVPARIEALPAWAEGKTEGAADVVEALLSDATPQRTTPTWNQVETLMTQYGVQGYRGELTAEEIMDTIQNSVAG, encoded by the coding sequence ATGAATGCAGTCCCCTCGCGCCGTGCCAGGCGCCTGATCGTCTCCGGCGTCGCCGGACTCGCCGCGATCACCCTCGCGGGGTGCGCGAGCAGCTCGGGCGGAGGCGGCGGCGACGCCGGCGGCCCGCTCGTGCTCTACACCTGGGCCGCCAGCGAGGGCGACCAGGCGCAGTGGGCCGACTTCATCTCGGGGGCGAAGGCCGAGGACCCCGATCTCGACATCTCGGTCGAGGGCCCGAGCTTCTCGGACTACTGGACCAAGGTGAAGACGCGACTCAGCGGCGGCAACCCGCCCTGTCTGCTGACGACGCAGGCCGCCAGGGCTCAGGAGCTCGGCGACCTGCTGATGCCGCTCGACGACCTCATCGAGGAGGCCGGGTTCGACACCGACGAGATCGACGCGTCGATGCTGGCGGGCATGACCGTCGACGGCACGATCCGGGCGATCCCCTACGACGCGGAGCCGATCGTTCTCTTCTACAACGTCGAGGCGTTCCAGGCCGCGGGGCTGGAGCTCCCCGGCACCGAGTACACGCGAGAGCAGTTCGTCGCCGACGCCAAGGCCCTCACCGACGGCGACAGGAAGGGCCTGGCGATCGCACCGGGGATCTTCATCCCGAACGCCTGGTCGCTCGCCGACGGCGTGCCGGCCGTGACCGAGGACGGCGAGCTCGACCTGACCGATCCGGAGTTCGTCGAGCAGATCCAGAGCTTCTTCGACCTCGTCGCTGTCGACCAGGTCGCGAAGGCCCCGGAGGCGGCCGACGGCTCCGAGGTCTCGCAGCAGGCGTTCACGTCCGGAGCCGTGCCCATGCTCATCGAGGGTCCGTGGATGTACGGCAGCTTCGCCGACGCCGCCGACTTCACGCTGGGTGTGACCATCGTGCCCTCGACGAGCGGGAGCGCCGCGGCGATGACCGCAGGGTCGGGCTTCGGCATCGCCGCGAACTGCGAGCGTCCGGAGGAGGCGTTCGCCGCGATCGAGGCGCTCACCTCGCTGTCGGTGCAGGAGAAGCAGGCCGAGGCGCGAGGAATCGTCCCCGCCCGCATCGAGGCGCTGCCCGCCTGGGCCGAGGGCAAGACCGAGGGCGCGGCCGACGTGGTCGAGGCGCTGCTGTCCGACGCGACGCCGCAGCGCACGACGCCCACCTGGAACCAGGTGGAGACCCTCATGACGCAGTACGGCGTGCAGGGCTACCGCGGCGAGCTGACGGCCGAGGAGATCATGGACACCATCCAGAACTCGGTGGCGGGCTGA
- a CDS encoding alpha-L-fucosidase — protein sequence MTDAAVFRRPTDRVPGGEWFSGAGLGIFVHWDQASQQGIEISWPLVGRSIIPGRDAVEDRVTVAEYQATAPTFDPTEWDAADLARRAREAGATYVVFTARHHAGYNMFFTEQSDFGVEHGPFHRDITREFVDAVRGEGLRVGIYYSLPDWNHPDYPAFRDEDLPYKLEHWPAAGLPEFADTPDATDRHRRSSPEEWDRYLAYVRAQLRELLSNYGTIDLLWFDGDWERSAVEWTAPALRRLIKELQPDVVINDRLPGQGDYRTPEQGFPLTAPTGPWELCLTIGDHWAYRRGPDNEKSARSLLVTLIDVVARGGNLLLNVGPGPDGTLPEVERERLQEFADWMPSHAESVIGVDPTEGIDFHGPTTARDGRLYLHLTALPVEEIIVRGLPVRRITRVHRLADGLDLQHDASFEVHEASTAGDDLGELRIVAPEPSGALIDVVAIDFSTT from the coding sequence ATGACAGATGCAGCAGTCTTCCGACGACCGACCGACCGCGTCCCCGGCGGCGAGTGGTTCAGCGGAGCGGGCCTCGGGATCTTCGTGCACTGGGATCAGGCGTCCCAGCAGGGCATCGAGATCTCCTGGCCGCTCGTCGGACGCTCCATCATCCCCGGTCGGGATGCCGTGGAGGACCGCGTCACGGTCGCCGAATATCAGGCGACCGCGCCGACGTTCGACCCGACCGAGTGGGACGCCGCGGACCTCGCCCGCCGGGCGCGTGAGGCGGGCGCCACCTACGTCGTCTTCACCGCCCGGCACCACGCGGGCTACAACATGTTCTTCACCGAGCAGTCGGACTTCGGCGTCGAGCACGGACCCTTCCACCGCGACATCACCCGCGAGTTCGTGGACGCGGTGCGCGGGGAGGGCCTCCGCGTCGGGATCTACTACAGCCTCCCCGACTGGAACCACCCCGATTACCCGGCCTTCCGCGACGAGGACCTGCCGTACAAGCTCGAGCACTGGCCGGCCGCCGGACTCCCCGAGTTCGCGGACACACCGGACGCGACCGACCGCCACCGCCGGTCGAGCCCCGAGGAATGGGACCGCTACCTGGCGTACGTCCGCGCACAGCTGCGCGAGCTGCTGAGCAACTACGGCACGATCGACCTGCTCTGGTTCGACGGCGACTGGGAGCGCTCGGCCGTCGAATGGACGGCCCCTGCGCTGCGGCGCCTCATCAAGGAGCTGCAGCCGGATGTCGTGATCAACGATCGGCTGCCAGGGCAGGGCGATTACCGCACCCCGGAGCAGGGCTTCCCCCTCACCGCCCCGACGGGACCGTGGGAGCTGTGCCTCACGATCGGCGACCACTGGGCCTACCGGCGAGGACCCGACAACGAGAAGTCCGCGCGCTCGCTGCTCGTGACGCTCATCGACGTCGTGGCGCGCGGCGGGAACCTCCTGCTCAACGTCGGCCCAGGCCCCGACGGCACGCTCCCCGAGGTCGAGCGGGAACGGCTGCAGGAGTTCGCCGACTGGATGCCGTCGCACGCCGAGTCCGTGATCGGTGTCGACCCCACCGAGGGCATCGACTTCCACGGACCGACGACCGCACGCGACGGGCGCCTCTATCTGCACCTCACGGCGCTGCCGGTCGAGGAGATCATCGTGCGCGGACTCCCGGTGCGGCGGATCACCCGCGTGCACCGCCTGGCCGACGGGCTCGATCTGCAGCACGACGCGAGCTTCGAGGTGCATGAGGCCTCGACCGCCGGAGACGACCTGGGCGAGCTGCGCATCGTCGCCCCGGAGCCCAGCGGCGCGCTGATCGACGTCGTCGCCATCGACTTCTCCACGACCTGA
- a CDS encoding sugar ABC transporter permease produces the protein MSERREASASSAMPGGVGAPIGVPTPKAQRMPRRRGQAWVAVAFLAPGMIGFVLFILTPLFGSAFISLFDWKLFGSPDFIGVENYVKLFRDPTFYTVLGNTVIFAVVYTALNLFVALTISLWLNTRMKAAGAWRVVFFLPVITPMVANALVWRLLLSQDGLVNSMLATVGIDGPNWLSDSAWALPSVIAMSVWQSFGYNVIVLSAGLSAIPKELLEASRIDGTTAWQRLRFIILPLLSPSLFFCSTMTMIGAFQVFVQPLFLTQGGPGESTNTFVLYLYRNGFVFDRLGYASALAWILFVVVMLITALQFVGQRKWVNYE, from the coding sequence ATGAGCGAGCGGAGGGAGGCCTCGGCCTCCTCCGCGATGCCCGGAGGGGTGGGGGCGCCGATCGGCGTCCCCACCCCGAAGGCCCAGCGGATGCCGCGTCGGCGCGGCCAGGCATGGGTCGCCGTCGCGTTCCTCGCGCCGGGGATGATCGGGTTCGTCCTGTTCATCCTCACGCCGCTGTTCGGCTCGGCGTTCATCAGCCTCTTCGACTGGAAGCTGTTCGGGAGCCCCGACTTCATCGGCGTCGAGAACTACGTGAAGCTGTTCCGCGACCCGACGTTCTACACCGTGCTGGGCAACACCGTGATCTTCGCGGTGGTCTACACGGCGCTCAACCTGTTCGTCGCGCTCACGATCTCGCTCTGGCTCAACACGCGCATGAAGGCGGCGGGTGCGTGGCGGGTGGTCTTCTTCCTGCCGGTGATCACCCCGATGGTCGCGAACGCGCTGGTGTGGCGTCTGCTGCTCTCGCAAGACGGGCTCGTGAACTCGATGCTCGCGACGGTCGGGATCGACGGCCCCAACTGGCTCTCCGACTCGGCGTGGGCGCTCCCGTCGGTCATCGCGATGTCGGTGTGGCAGTCGTTCGGCTACAACGTGATCGTGCTCTCGGCGGGCCTCAGCGCCATCCCGAAGGAGCTCCTCGAGGCGTCCCGCATCGACGGCACGACCGCGTGGCAGCGACTGCGGTTCATCATCCTCCCGCTGCTGTCCCCCTCGCTGTTCTTCTGCTCGACGATGACGATGATCGGCGCCTTCCAGGTGTTCGTGCAGCCGCTGTTCCTCACACAGGGAGGTCCGGGCGAGAGCACCAACACGTTCGTGCTGTACCTGTACCGCAACGGCTTCGTCTTCGATCGGCTCGGATACGCATCCGCTCTCGCGTGGATCCTCTTCGTCGTGGTGATGCTCATCACGGCTCTGCAGTTCGTCGGCCAGCGCAAGTGGGTGAACTATGAGTGA
- a CDS encoding L-rhamnose mutarotase, with translation MRIALHSEIRDGAVDDYRTNHERIPDDLAATFARIGIYDWTIWRSGHRLFHLVECDDWDAAVAALAEDPADHAWQADIGRFVELFRDADGAEGTAPLEQVWDLAAQRDA, from the coding sequence ATGCGCATCGCCCTGCACTCCGAGATCCGCGACGGCGCGGTCGACGACTACCGCACGAACCACGAGCGGATCCCCGACGACCTCGCCGCGACGTTCGCGCGCATCGGCATCTACGACTGGACGATCTGGCGCTCCGGGCATCGCCTGTTCCACCTCGTCGAGTGCGACGACTGGGATGCCGCGGTCGCGGCTCTCGCCGAGGACCCCGCCGACCACGCCTGGCAGGCCGACATCGGCCGCTTCGTCGAGCTGTTCCGCGATGCCGACGGCGCCGAGGGCACCGCACCCCTCGAGCAGGTGTGGGACCTCGCGGCGCAGCGCGACGCCTGA